DNA sequence from the Desulfovibrio sp. ZJ209 genome:
CAGGCCGTGAAGCTCGCGGACGGCAAGATCTTCACCGGTCAGGAGGCGAAAACGCTGGGCCTTGTGGATGTCATGGGCGGCCAGGACGCCGCCCTCGACTGGCTGGCGGAGAAAACGGGCGTCCCGGCGACGCGGCCCCTGCTGCGCAAGCAGGACAAGGCCCCGGCCTCGCTGCTCAAGCGCCTGCTTGGCGCCGCGGCGGAAGCCATGGGCCTTTCTGGCGCGCTGGAGCTTGCGGGCGCCGCGCAGCTCGTGGAACGGGGTCTCGGCCCGGCCTTCCTGTACCAGATGTAGACGCAGGAAAGCCGCGCGACACCGGGGCATTCCCGGCGCATGCAGAAAGGGCGCCCTTTCTGCAGTGCATGGCGGGGAAATCATCGCGTTCCCTGCCATTCTAAAATCCATGCTTCGCAGAAAAGCGGGGCAAGCCTCATTCCCGCGTGCCGCGCCGGCGCTCACGCCAGCGCCAGAGGCGCAAGCCCACCTGGATGGCGAGCCACGCCAGCACCAGCATGAGCAAAAAGGCCGGCCCGAGCACGCCCCAGGAGTGGCGCGAGGCGCCCTCCCACAGGCCGCTCGCCCAGAACAGCAGGAACACGCCCGAAATGAAGGCGCCATAGCCGAAGGCGCGGCGGAAGCCCGTCTCCCAAAAGAAGTTGATGGCCCCGGCCGCCGCGCAGGCAGCCGCGAGCCACAGGGCAAGCAGGGCGATGAGGAGGGAAAATTCAGGCATTGCGCCTCCGCATGGGGGGCAATCTCAACGCGGAGCGCCGGAAAACGCGCCCCGTGAAAGACAGGCGGGCGGCCGTGCGCATGCACCGCGCGGGCCACGGCCCCCATGCCGCCGGGGGCCGGAAGGCCCGGCCCCGCACGGCGGCGGAAACGGCTACGCGTAGGGGTTGGCGTAGAGCAGGATGAAGCTGATGACGAGCGCGTAAATGGCCAGCGATTCGATGAAGGCGAAGGCCAGGATCATGGTACCCGTGATCTTGCCGCTCACCTCGGGATTGCGGGCCACGCCCTCGCTGGCGCCCTTGAGGCCCAGGCCCATGCCGATGCCGCAGCCGCAGGCCGCGATACCGATGCCCAGCGCCGCCGCGAGGCAGGTGAAGCCGAGCGAGTCGGAATTGAGCGCTTCGGCGGCGAAGGCCATGCCGGCCATGCCGAGCAGGGCGACGGTGTTGAGGGCAATCAGCAGAATCTTGCGCATGGAACACTCCTTCCACGTTGTATTGTTGGGTCGCGTGCGACCATTCCCCCGATGTTGCGCTGGCGCGTCCTAGTGCTCGGGCCCTTCAAGGGCGCTCGCGATATAGAACATGGTCAGCATGAAGAACACGAAGGCCTGCATGCACTTGCCGAGCAGGAAGAGCCCGTAGATGGGCAGGGTGCCGAGCAGCGGCGCCATGATGAAGAACAGGATGATGACGATTTCCTCGCCGCGGATGTTGCCGAAAAGTCGCAGGGAAAGCGACACCGGCCGCGAGAGGTGCGAGACGATCTCAAGCGGGAACATGAGCGGGATGAGGAACTTGGAAGGCCCGAGGAACTGGTTGATGTAGTGCGCCTTCCAGCGGGCGAGGCCCACCCAGTTGTAGTAGAAGAAGACGAAGATCGCCATGCACGCCGTGGTGTTCAGGTTGGCGGTGGGCGCGTCGCAACCCGGGATGAGCCCGAGGATGTTCATGCCGAAGATATAGATGAGCATGCCGGCGAGCAGGGGCACATATTTCTTGCCCACCTCGCCCATGGAGGAGCAGATAAATCGCTCCGTGGTGTCGATGACCGCCTCGAAAAAGTTTTGCAGGCCCCCGGGCACCAGTGTCAGGCGCCGGCGCAGGATGAGGGCCACGCCGAAGAGCACGGCCATGCACAGCCAGGAATAAAAGACGTGCTTGAAGGGCACGAGCTGGCCGCCGATGGTGATTTCATCCATCCCGAGAAAGGTGGAGAGCAATACCGGTTCCGGCAAACTGCCTGCCATGATGAGCCTCCTCGTCGGCCTGTGCGGCCATTCCTGGAACAGCGCGGAAGCGCCCGCGCCCGTGACCATGCCTGAAAAATCTGTGCGCCGGGGTGCTCAGGCCCCCGTTCCCCCTGCCCCGCTGCCGCGAGCCCCGGGGCTGCGCGCAAGGAGGGCGTAGCCGGCAAGGCCCACAGCCACCCCGAAGGCCACGCCCGCCGCGAGGGCGATGGGCGAAGCGCCCACGCGCAGCGCCCCGTACAGGGCCAGGGCGAACACCAGCATCCGGCAGCCCCAGCGCAAAAGCGCGCCCATGAGCGCCCCGGGCTGCACGCTCCCGGACCCGCGGGAGAAAAAGCGCGCCCAGCCCCAAAATACCCAAGCCATGCCGGCGAGCCCCGCGCCGAACCACAAGAGCAGGGGCGTCACCACCAAGAGCGCGGCCCCGGCCGCCAGCGCGAGGGCGCAGGCCCCGGCCTCGAAGCACAACAGGCCCCGGATGGCCGGCTGGCGGATGCCCCGGCGCCAGAGCCACGCGTCCAGCGCCGCATGAAGGGCCGCGAGGGGCTGGAACTTGGTGCGGCTCATTTCCCTCCGTCCGTGCCCTTGGGGTCGGCCTTCGCCGGGGCCTCTTGCGCGCCTTGGGGCGCGCCTCCGGGAGCTTCTGCCGGAACCTTTGCGGGAGCCTGCACAGGAGCCCCGTGAAGCGCCGCCCCCGGCGCCGCCGGGCGCCCGCGCCGGCTTTCCTTCTCGAGCTTGCGCAAGAGCTCCTGCGTGTCGCGGTAGACATTGAGAAAGCCCGCGCCAATGCCCACCAGCAGAAAAATGATCTTGCACCAGGGGCTCGTGCCGAGCCACGCGTCCAGCCCGTACCCGATGGCGAAGCCCACCAGCGGCCCGCTCACGAGGTGCAGCCCCATGACGCCCGTGGTCGCCATGGCGCGCATGCCGTCCCGCTGCTGGCCTAAAATATCCCTGAAGGACACCCGCGCTCCCGGCATGGCGGAGGCGCGCCCGGGAAAGCCCGGCCCAAGGCCGTCCGCATGTGTGCCTTTCCCGCGTACTCTAGCACGGGCAAGGCGATGCGTCAATCGGCTCCGGGAAATCCCCAGGGCACGCCAAGGGGCGCCCGCGGCGCGGCCTGACGGTGGAAAAAGAGGATGGGAGAAAGCGAAGAGGAAGAATTTGCAGCCCGCGAGCGCACCCGGGGATAGGGCGCCCGCAGGCTCTGCGTATATGCGCGGGCCGCGCGAAAGCGCGGCACGCACCACGCGCTCCCGGGGGGAGGAAAATTTTTCTCCCCGGCAACGGCGCCGGCGCCGCGTTTCAGGCGGTGCGCCCTACTGCCGCTTGAGCTCCATGGCCTTCTGCAGCATCTGGTCCGCCGTGGTCACGACCTTGCTGTTGGACTGGAAGCCGCGCTGGGTGACGATCATGTTGACCATCTCGGTGGCCATGTCCACGTTGGAGAGCTCGATATTGTAGGCCTGGACGGTGCCGTAATTCTCGGTGCCGGCCATGCCGAGCTCCATCTGGCCGGACTCGGGCGTGGCGGAAAAGAGGTTGCTGCCCTCGCGGCGCAGGCCGTCCTCGCTGGTGAACCGGGCCACGGGTATCTGCCACAAATCGATGCTCTGGCTGTTGGAGAAGAGCCCCACCACCGTGCCGTCGTTACGGATGCTCACATTGCTCAAAAAGCCCTCGCTGTAGCCGTCCTGCGTGTAGGCGCTGGTGGGGCCGCTGCTCGCGAAGGCCGTGGTGGGATACTGGGAGAGGATGGCGCTTTCGCCCATGTTGGGCAGAAGGTGCATGTCCGTGCCCACGTCCGCAGCGGTGGCGGGAGCGTTCTGCCAGCCGCCGGCCGAGCGGATGCCGAGGTCGAGGGTCATGGGCGCACCGTCGAGGCTGAACTGCGGGAGCCCCCCGGAAAGACTGGCCGGCACCCAGTCCTTGAGGTCCTTGCTGCCCTCGGTGGTGGGCGTGAAGGCGGCCATGCTCTTGAGATTGCCCGCCGAATCGAACTGGAGCACGCCGCTCATGAGCAGCCCGTCGCCCGGCTTGGGCATGATGGCGTTGCCGTCCGCGTCGTACTTGAGCTCGGTGTCGGCCGCGATGATGAATTCCATGTAGCGGTTGGGCGAATCGGAAGGCGCGCCGTCAAAATAGGCCGTGACCGTGCGGGCGTTGCCTTGCGCGTCATAGACGGTCATGGGCTGGCTGTAGGTGTAGGCGTCGTTGGCGAGCGGCTTGCTGCCCCGGCCGTCATACTGGTCGAGCAGGGAGAAATACGGATTTTCGCCGCCGGTGCTCTTGTCCGCCTTGGAATTGAGGTTGAGGGTCAGCTCCACCTTGCTGGTGGTCTTGGCCGGGATGGTGGCGAACCTGTCCACCTGCACGGCGGAAAGCTCGCCGCGACTGCCGTCCGCGCCGATCTGGTAGCCCATGAGCGCGAGCCCCGTGGGCGTGCGCCAGACACCCTCGTTGTCGGGCCTGAAATCGCCCGCGCGCGTGTAGAACGTGCCGCCCTTGTCGTCCGTCACCTGGAAGAAGCCCTTGCCGTTGATGGCCATGTCCGTGACGGTATTGCTGGATTCCAGCCCGCCCTGCTGGAACATGGTGCGGATGGACTCCACCTGCAGGCCCATGCCCACCTGCCCGAGGGCAACGCGCGAGTCCTCCTGGGCGTTCCACCAGTTGCCCATGCAGGCCTGGCCCTGCGAGAGCATGTCCGAAAAGAGGATGCCCTGCTGCTTGTAGCCGATGGTGCTGACATTGGCGAGGTTGTTGGTCGTTACCTGCATGCCCTGGGCCAGGCCCTTCATGCCGGTGGCGCCGATATAGAGCGACGAGTTCACGCTGCTGCCTCCGGGAAAAAACTGCGGCGGCGGGGAAAATTTTTCCTCACCGCCGCATATAAAGCAGCATTCGTGCCAGCGCGCCGGGCCTTTGCGGCTTGCGCAAGAGGGACGGGCGCCCGCCCCCGCTTCCTATTGCTCCAGCGGCAGCCCGGCCTGCCGCCAGGCCTCGATGCCCTGGTGCATATGGTAGATGTGTTTCACGCCCGCCTCGCCCAGGGTCTCGGCGGCAGCCGCCGAGCGCTTGCCGGTGCGGCAATAGAGGAGCACGGGCGCGTCCTTGGAGAGGGCCTCGGCCTGCCTCTCAAAGCTGCCGCCGAAAAAGTCCATGTTGCGCGCCCCGAGGAGATGCCCCTGGCGGAACTCCTGCGGGGTGCGCACATCGAGGATGACAAGGCCTGCCGGCGGAGCGGCAAGCAGGTCCTTCGCCTGCCCCACGCTGATGTCGCCCGGGGCGGCCAGGCACGTGACCGCCGCATGCTTCGCGGCCTTGGGGGCCTCGTCGCGCGCGCCGGCCGGGGCGGCGCCCCACAGGGCAAGCAAAAGGACGGCGAAAGCCAGCGCCCCAAAGCGCTGACGAAAGAACGGCGCAGGCCGCATACATCTGCAAAAAGCGCTCATGCCTTCGCCTCCCCGTCCGCCTTCCCGGCGCGCACGGCAGCGGCTGCCTTGGCGAAACCGGGCGCCGCGTCGCGGATGACCTTTTCATCCACGCAAAAGGCGAGCCGGAAATGCCCGGGCCAGCCGAAGCCCGAGCCGGGCACGGCGAGCACGCGCTCTTCCATGAGCCGGCCCACAAAGGCCACGTCGTCGCCGCCGGGCGCCTTGGGGAAGAAATAAAAGGCCCCGCGCGGCATGAAGAACTCATAGCCCGCTTCGCTGAGCACCTCGGCCATGGCCGCGCGCCGGGCCGCATAGATCTCGCGCTCCACGGCGCTGCCGAGGGCCGCGGCCATGATGTGCTGGCCCACCACCGGCGGGTTCACGAAGCCCAGGATGCGGTTGGTGAAGGTGAGCGCGGCCATGAGCTCGGCCTTTTCGGGCATCTGCGGCGCGAGCACCACATAGCCCACGCGCTCGCCGGGCAGCGACAGGTTCTTGGAGAGCGAGCTCACCGCCACGGCGTAGGGATAGAGCGGCAGCACCGAGGGCACCTCGGCGCCGTCATAGGCGAGGAAGCGGTAGGGCTCGTCCGCCACGAGCCAGATGGGCCGGCCGTACTGCTGGCTCTTGTTCTCGAGGAGGGCCGCCAGCGCCTGAAGGTCGGCGCGGCTGTAGATGGCCCCGGTGGGATTGTGCGGCGAATTGATGAGCACCACGCGCGTTTTCTCGTCGATGGCGCGCTCCAGCGCGGCGAGGTCGGGCGCGAAGTCCTGGGGCTTGCTCGGCACGGCCTCGAGCGTGCCGCCGTGGTTGGACACATAGAAGCCGTATTCCACAAAATAGGGCGCGAAGGTAAGCACCTTTTCCCCGGGCTCGAGCACGGCGCGCAAAAAGGCGTTGAGGCCGCCGGCCGCGCCGCAGGTGAGGATCACGTCCCCGGCGCCCAGCTTCACGCCCTGCTCGCCCGAAAGCTGGGCGGCCAGCTTCTCGCGCAGCCACGGGAAGCCGCCGTTGGGCATGTAGCCGAAGGCGAAGGGCTCGCCGGCGTGCTCGGCGAAGTCGCGCAGGCCCTGCTGCACGGCCGGGGGCGCCGGCAGGTCGGGGTTGCCGAGGCTGAAGTCATAGACGTTTTCCGGGCCGTACTTGGCCTTGAGCTGGATGCCGGCCTCGAACATCCGGCGCACCCAGGAGGCGTTGGCGAGGTCGGCGGCCACATTCTTCGCAAGGACAGACATGGGAGACTCCAGATGATTGTCTTTGATGGAGAAAGCCAGTATACTCCCGAAAAGGGCCGGATGGCAATCGCCGCGCCGCCCCGCGCCCGGTCACAGACGCCGGTATATCTGGAGGATGATAATGATGCTCGCGCTTCACGCCCGCACCCTGCTCCTGCCCCTGCTCTTCGCCGCGCTCCTCCTGGCGGCCTGCGCGGCAAGGGACGAAAACACGCCGCCCGAAGAAGGCATGACCATCACCGTCGACTTGAGCGAGATCCACCGCTGCTCGCGCGTCTCGCCGGAGATTACGGTGGCCTATGCGCCCAAGGGCACGAAATTCTACGACATCCGGCTCATCGAATACGGCACCGAGGAAGAACGCTTCTTCGGCGGCGGCACATGGGTGGAGGACGGCACGGGCGTCATCCCCGAGGGCGCGCTCACCCGGCACTATCGCGGCCCCTGCCCGCCCGGCACCAAGGCCCTGGAATACGCCTATGTGGTCTCGGCCATGGAGAGCGAAAATTCCCAGCCGCTCGCCGTGCGCCTCTACCGCTTCACGCAGGAATAGCCGCAAGCCCGGCGCGGCCCCGGTGGCCGCGTGAAAAAGTGCTTGCCAATTTCACCGCGGAGGCATATGAATGCCCTCACGCGGGCCGAGGTAGCTCAGTTGGTAGAGCAGGGGACTGAAAATCCCCGTGTCGGCAGTTCAATTCTGTCCCTCGGCACCAGCCAAATATCCGGCGAAGCCCCGCAAGGTTCCAAAAGCCTTGCGGGACTTCGCTTTTGGGGAAACCGGTCGTCCAGCGAAGTCTTGCGGGGCGCGCCGGCTGAGCCGAATGGGAAACAGGTTTCCCATGGTACTTTATTTTTTTTTCTAAAATCGTCTGCCCTCATGGGCATCCCCGTCTCTTCCCGGGGCCCGACTTGACAATATTTGCCAAGCTGCTATTTTCTTAGCCATCTGGAGATAAACTTCAGAAGATTTCCTGCCAATTTGGAGATCGACCGGCCTTGTTTCCGGCCCACAGGCAGGCTCGCCCCATATCGGGCGTGTCCGCCGGAAGTGGGTGTACGCGGGTTATTTTCTCGCGCACTGACGTGCCAGGCCCTTGCTGCGAAAATGGCAGGAACTCAAATGCTCTCTCTCTTCTCTCTCTCTGGAGTTAACGCGTCCGCGTGCCCTCGGCGCGGCTTTTTGCGTGCCGGGCCTTAAGGCTCCGCCGCCCTGAAATGGCGTTTCCACGCCCGTTTCAGGGCTTTCCAGTTTTCTGTCCCCAGGAATTTCGGCAACGAACCACGGCTTCCAGCCAATAGAGAAACCTTAAGAAACTTCCCAGGAGCCCATCATGGCCGACATCCGCCTCGCCAAGCCCGCCGCCGGCGCCACCCAGACCGTCCCCTGCGAACCCGAAGCCCGCTTCGTCTTCGACTTTCCCACGACGGACGCCACCCTCGCCCGCGACGGCGACAACCTGAACATCAGCTTTCAGGACGGCTCACGGCTCCAGCTCGAGGGCTTTTATCAGGAATATAACGGCGACAACCTGCCCTCGTTCACTATCGACGGCACCGAAGTGGCCGCGGCGGACTTTTTCGAGGCCATGAACGAGCCCGACCTCATGCCGGCAGCCGGCCCCGGCACGGGCACTGTCGCCAACGGCGCGCGCTTCCACGAATGGGGCGATTCCTCGCTCACCGGCGGTATCCAGCATCTGGACGGCCTTGACTGGGGCTTCTCCCGCAGCTTCGAGTGGGACGACGTGCCCAACGCCGTGGGCCGCAACGGGGATGATTGGGGCTGGTGGGCCGACCGAGGCGGCGAGCCCGACAATCCCGTGACCATCGTCCCCGAGGACCCCACCCCCGTGCCTCCCGGCACGCCGGGCATCCCGGGCATCCCGGAAGGCGGTGAGCCCGGCAACGCGGGCATCGTGCCCACCGGCGACGTGCGCGTGGTGGATGAGGCCGGCCTGCGCGGCGGCGGCACGGTCTCCGTCAACGGCGCCATGCGCATCACCGCCCCGGACGGCCTCGCCAGCATCGAGATCGCGGGACAGGCCGTCTGGCAGAACGGCCATATCATCGGCAATCCCAGCTTCGCCACCGACGAGGGCTATTTCCACAATTTCGCCTATGACGCGGCCTCCGGGCGCCTCACCTATATCTACACCCTCACCTCCTCCACGCAGGAGCACGGACAGCCCGGCGCGGACCACATCGCCCATTCCCTGCCCGTGACCGTGCGCGACACGGACGGCGACGCCGCGTCCAGCAGCATCACCATCGTCATCAGGGACGATATGCCCGAAGCGGTCAATGACTATGCAAAAGCTGTGGAAGGGCATGAAATTAGCGGGAATGTCGTTAAAAACGACACGCGCGGCGCCGATGACCTGGGCACTTTCGATGACGGGAGGGTTGTGCGCTGGGGCGTGTCCGAAGATGCCCGCGAGGGCGACCACTATGTGATCCAGTTGCAGGATAACGCTGGCAGGCAATATGGCACCGTGGAGCTGTATGACGACGGCAGCTACACGTTCAGGGCCGAGAGCGTCGGTGAGGGCTGGGACGAAGGCATAACCGAATTTTCCGCGCCCGCCATCGGATATGACATCGTGGATGCGGACGGTGACATTGCGCATGCCACGCTGAATCTTGAAACCATCAAGTTCGTGCCCGGCGTCACGCCGAATCCCCCGGAGCCGGAAGTTCCGGAGGAGCCCAAGCCCGGCGACGAAGAGAGCGGCGTCGGTGCCAAGGGCGCAACCATCAGCGTGGACGAGGGCGCGCTCGACGGCGCCTCAGGGCAGCACACGGAGCACGGCTTCAAGGGCACAGGCACGGTCACGCTTGAGGTGAACGGCGAGGCCAACGGCAAAGCCACGGCCACCCTGAGCGGCGCGGGCCATGCGGACATTACCGTTGCCCTGCCCGACACGAGCGAGGGCGATACCAGTGTGACGTTCCCCGAGGGCAGCATTTTCACCATCAACGGCGTGGACGTCACCTTCACCGGGGCCGATTACGCCGACGGCAAGTGGATGCTG
Encoded proteins:
- a CDS encoding pyridoxal phosphate-dependent aminotransferase; this encodes MSVLAKNVAADLANASWVRRMFEAGIQLKAKYGPENVYDFSLGNPDLPAPPAVQQGLRDFAEHAGEPFAFGYMPNGGFPWLREKLAAQLSGEQGVKLGAGDVILTCGAAGGLNAFLRAVLEPGEKVLTFAPYFVEYGFYVSNHGGTLEAVPSKPQDFAPDLAALERAIDEKTRVVLINSPHNPTGAIYSRADLQALAALLENKSQQYGRPIWLVADEPYRFLAYDGAEVPSVLPLYPYAVAVSSLSKNLSLPGERVGYVVLAPQMPEKAELMAALTFTNRILGFVNPPVVGQHIMAAALGSAVEREIYAARRAAMAEVLSEAGYEFFMPRGAFYFFPKAPGGDDVAFVGRLMEERVLAVPGSGFGWPGHFRLAFCVDEKVIRDAAPGFAKAAAAVRAGKADGEAKA
- the atpB gene encoding F0F1 ATP synthase subunit A, producing MAGSLPEPVLLSTFLGMDEITIGGQLVPFKHVFYSWLCMAVLFGVALILRRRLTLVPGGLQNFFEAVIDTTERFICSSMGEVGKKYVPLLAGMLIYIFGMNILGLIPGCDAPTANLNTTACMAIFVFFYYNWVGLARWKAHYINQFLGPSKFLIPLMFPLEIVSHLSRPVSLSLRLFGNIRGEEIVIILFFIMAPLLGTLPIYGLFLLGKCMQAFVFFMLTMFYIASALEGPEH
- the atpE gene encoding ATP synthase F0 subunit C translates to MRKILLIALNTVALLGMAGMAFAAEALNSDSLGFTCLAAALGIGIAACGCGIGMGLGLKGASEGVARNPEVSGKITGTMILAFAFIESLAIYALVISFILLYANPYA
- a CDS encoding flagellar hook protein FlgE; the protein is MNSSLYIGATGMKGLAQGMQVTTNNLANVSTIGYKQQGILFSDMLSQGQACMGNWWNAQEDSRVALGQVGMGLQVESIRTMFQQGGLESSNTVTDMAINGKGFFQVTDDKGGTFYTRAGDFRPDNEGVWRTPTGLALMGYQIGADGSRGELSAVQVDRFATIPAKTTSKVELTLNLNSKADKSTGGENPYFSLLDQYDGRGSKPLANDAYTYSQPMTVYDAQGNARTVTAYFDGAPSDSPNRYMEFIIAADTELKYDADGNAIMPKPGDGLLMSGVLQFDSAGNLKSMAAFTPTTEGSKDLKDWVPASLSGGLPQFSLDGAPMTLDLGIRSAGGWQNAPATAADVGTDMHLLPNMGESAILSQYPTTAFASSGPTSAYTQDGYSEGFLSNVSIRNDGTVVGLFSNSQSIDLWQIPVARFTSEDGLRREGSNLFSATPESGQMELGMAGTENYGTVQAYNIELSNVDMATEMVNMIVTQRGFQSNSKVVTTADQMLQKAMELKRQ
- a CDS encoding AtpZ/AtpI family protein, translating into MSFRDILGQQRDGMRAMATTGVMGLHLVSGPLVGFAIGYGLDAWLGTSPWCKIIFLLVGIGAGFLNVYRDTQELLRKLEKESRRGRPAAPGAALHGAPVQAPAKVPAEAPGGAPQGAQEAPAKADPKGTDGGK
- a CDS encoding MbtF, yielding MMLALHARTLLLPLLFAALLLAACAARDENTPPEEGMTITVDLSEIHRCSRVSPEITVAYAPKGTKFYDIRLIEYGTEEERFFGGGTWVEDGTGVIPEGALTRHYRGPCPPGTKALEYAYVVSAMESENSQPLAVRLYRFTQE
- a CDS encoding rhodanese-like domain-containing protein, with protein sequence MRPAPFFRQRFGALAFAVLLLALWGAAPAGARDEAPKAAKHAAVTCLAAPGDISVGQAKDLLAAPPAGLVILDVRTPQEFRQGHLLGARNMDFFGGSFERQAEALSKDAPVLLYCRTGKRSAAAAETLGEAGVKHIYHMHQGIEAWRQAGLPLEQ